The following proteins are encoded in a genomic region of Vulpes vulpes isolate BD-2025 chromosome X, VulVul3, whole genome shotgun sequence:
- the GNL3L gene encoding guanine nucleotide-binding protein-like 3-like protein isoform X2 yields the protein MAGASRQSEAPPLRGTQGRRTSAARLGSGSRSVSGAGAACRPTLSWCYSLLSDPAGSGGRKPVDLNLPAFKLVIMMKHRHKNKKPSKGSKGCKKPAKQNGKKAASKLASAPQFVHSNDHANREAELKKKRVEEIREKQQAAREQEKHRRRTIETYCQDVLQRQEKFEHKEEVLQELNMFPQLDDEATRKAYYKEFRKVVEYSDVILEVLDARDPLGCRCFQMEEDVLQAEGNKKLVLVLNKIDLVPKEIVEKWLDYLRNELPTVAFKASTQHQVKNLNRCTVPVDQASESLLKSKACFGAENLMRVLGNYCRLGEVRTHIRVGVVGLPNVGKSSLINSLKRSRACSVGAVPGVTKFMQEVYLDKFIRLLDAPGIVPGPNSEVGTILRNCVQVQNLADPVTPVETILQRCNLEEISNYYGISGFQTTEHFLTAVAHRLGKKKKGGVYSHEQAAKAVLADWVSGKISFYTLPPATHTLPAHLSAEIIKEMTEVFDIEDTEQANEDTMECLATGESDELLGDMDPLEMEIKWLHSPMVKIADAMENKTTVYKINSPASYLIP from the exons ATGGCGGGCGCGAGCCGTCAATCCGAAGCCCCGCCCCTGCGGGGGACGCAAGGACGGCGGACCAGCGCTGCAAGGCTGGGATCCGGAAGTCGGAGCGTTAGCGGCGCGGGCGCAGCCTGCAGACCTACCCTGTCTTGGTGCTATTCTCTCCTGTCTGATCCCGCCGGAAGTGGAG GAAGAAAGCCTGTGGATTTGAACCTACCTGCTTTCAAGCTAGTCATCATGATGAAACATAGACACA aaaataaaaaaccaagtAAAGGTTCCAAAGGCTGCAAGAAG CCTGCAAAgcagaatggaaagaaagcagCTTCCAAACTGGCCTCTGCTCCCCAGTTTGTTCACTCCAATGATCATGCCAATCGGGAGGCTGAATTAAAGAAGAAGAGG GTTGAGGAGAtaagggagaagcagcaggctgcCCGGGAGCAAGAGAAACACAGACGCAGGACCATTGAGACCTACTGTCAGGATGTCCTGCAACGCCAGGAGAAATTTGAGCATAAG gaggAAGTTTTACAGGAATTAAATATGTTTCCTCAGTTGGATGATGAGGCTACAAGGAAGGCTTATTACAAGGAGTTCCGTAAG GTGGTAGAATATTCTGATGTGATTTTGGAAGTCCTGGATGCCAGGGACCCACTGGGCTGCCGCTGCTTCCAAATGGAGGAAGATGTCCTGCAGGCAGAAGGCAACAAGAAGCTGGTCCTGGTCTTGAACAAGATTG ATCTGGTCCCCAAAGAGATTGTGGAGAAGTGGCTGGATTACCTTCGGAATGAGCTGCCAACAGTGGCTTTCAAGGCCAGCACACAGCATCAGGTCAAAAACCTG AATCGTTGCACTGTGCCAGTGGATCAGGCCTCTGAGTCACTGCTGAAAAGCAAAGCCTGCTTTGGAGCTGAAAACCTCATGAGGGTTTTGGGGAACTATTGCCGCCTTGGTGAAGTGCGCACCCATATCCGTGTGGGTGTTGTGG GTCTTCCTAATGTTGGGAAGAGCAGCTTGATCAATAGTCTGAAGCGCAGCCGAGCGTGTAGTGTGGGAGCTGTTCCTGGTGTCACCAA GTTCATGCAGGAGGTCTATCTGGATAAGTTCATCAGGCTGCTGGATGCCCCAGGCATTGTCCCAGGACCAAACTCAGAGGTTGGCACCATCCTGCGCAACTGCGTCCAAGTGCAGAATTTGGCAGACCCTGTGACCCCGGTAGAGACCATCTTGCAACGCTGTAACCTGGAGGAG ATTTCCAATTATTATGGCATCTCTGGGTTCCAGACCACTGAGCACTTTCTGACTGCAGTGGCTCACCGcttggggaagaagaagaaaggaggcgTATACAGTCATGAGCAGGCAGCCAAAGCTGTTTTAGCTGACTGGGTGAG CGGGAAGATCAGCTTCTACACACTTCCACCTGCCACCCACACTCTGCCTGCCCATCTCAGTGCTGAGATCATTAAGGAGATGACCGAAGTTTTTGACATTGAAGATACTGAGCAGGCCAACGAAGACACCATGGAAT